One genomic segment of Mytilus trossulus isolate FHL-02 chromosome 4, PNRI_Mtr1.1.1.hap1, whole genome shotgun sequence includes these proteins:
- the LOC134715563 gene encoding alpha-adducin-like isoform X8 gives MSAPQVNGPSSPSGKYIDNIDPDDPEYQRQMRRPADVKEDVKQMQDRSRVSLVLNSEAFRKELEEIINEQISEGNDPTNLIALQQITDLLNQNNKSSQQSGGFGRGLTSVIPIADIKGMETTKYTKQEKQLRCKVASLYRVVDLNGWSYGIYNHISARINQEHEHFLINPFGVLYSEVTASSLVKVDMQGETIDPGSTTLGINKAGFTLHSAIHQARPDIKCIIHLHTPEVVAVSTMKCGFLPLSQESLIVGDVSFHDYNGILVDQEERDALQRSLGPTNKVMFLRNHGVVTCGSTVEEAYHYAVNVMSACLTQTKAVPAGVDNLILVSEEIKKRTFQVGSQGGGGVDTGGRKWKTGELEFEAVMRQLDNVGYRTGYLYRLPQFKQEVRKEKNNSDVEIPPTCSSFTYIIDGDIEHSKYVSPLKLAKDRQKQNYKAGWLVNSPNNYVRQELEESGTQNPKKYSKWIPEEDGSPNRKSTQIKIENPNQFAPQGANPKEFKLKQKEIRKDYYEERISAGPQSKILEGITWEEAKKLQAEGKLDGDLSMVGDNVIVYGAASKGIIQRDQQHNVQVYKTQYAANPFDSINEEEIEKYKIEVENRGKGEPAVTEDLSPGPDGKLISTMERMHIIQQQQVEPETKPEVEKPKQEVMSRKKRPQSKETNIDDIFDDKYNELVSSSKETLIDDVYIESQKYIEKPPAIRRSSSNRDPPRSPALIQELKEKSFERSKSERYGRDRVLNGDEKPSSPAKSDTLKSTDSASGGDTLEDRSSKEGSPVKELPSPSKDKKKKKKFRMPSFSKNKKNKESKESTL, from the exons ATGTCTGCCCCTCAGGTCAATGGGCCATCCAGCCCCTCTGGGAAGTATATAGACAATATAG ATCCTGATGACCCAGAATACCAGCGTCAGATGAGGAGACCAGCGGATGTCAAGGAGGATGTCAAACAAATGCAGGATAGGTCCAGAGTGTCGCTAGTCCTCAACAGCGAGGCTTTTCGTAAAGAGTTAGAGGAGATTATAAATGAACAGATTTCTGAAGGAAATGACCCCACCAACTTAATAGCACTACAGCAAATTACAGATCTACTCAACCAAAACAACAAATCAAGCCAGCAAAGTGGTGGTTTTGGAAGAGGAC TTACTTCTGTCATTCCAATCGCAGATATAAAGGGCAtggaaacaacaaaatatacaaaacaggAAAAACAATTACGGTGTAAAGTAGCTTCCTTGTACAGAGTTGTAGATCTGAATGGGTGGAGTTATGGAATTTATAATCACATAAGT GCAAGAATTAACCAAGAACATGAACACTTTTTAATTAATCCATTTGGAGTGTTGTATTCAGAAGTGACGGCATCATCATTAGTTAAAGTGGACATGCAGGGAGAAACAATAGATCCTGGATCAACAACATTAGGAATTAACAAAGCTGGTTTTACATTACACTCAGCCATTCATCAGGCTAGGCCGGACATTAAGTGCATTATTCATCTACATACACCTGAAGTTGTTGCA gTCTCCACAATGAAATGTGGTTTTCTTCCCTTGTCACAAGAATCCCTCATAGTAGGAGATGTTAGTTTTCATGATTATAATGGAATTCTAGTAGATCAAGAAGAACGGGATGCATTACAACGCAGTCTAGGACCAACTAATAAG GTTATGTTTTTAAGAAATCATGGTGTAGTAACGTGTGGTTCTACAGTAGAGGAAGCCTACCATTATGCAGTTAATGTCATGTCTGCTTGTCTGACACAG aCAAAGGCAGTCCCAGCTGGAGTGGATAACCTCATTTTAGTTagtgaagaaataaaaaagagaacGTTCCAGGTTGGAAGCCAAGGTGGTGGTGGTGTAGACACAGGAGGCAGGAAATGGAAGACAGGAGAACTAGAGTTTGAAGCTGTTATGAGACAATTAGATAATGTT GGCTATAGAACTGGCTATTTATACAGATTACCACAGTTTAAACAAGAAGTTAGGAAGGAGAAGAATAACAGTGATGTAGAAATACCCCCAACATGTAGCTCATTTACATACATCATTGATGGTGACATAGAACACTCAAAATATGT aTCACCTTTGAAATTAGCTAAAGACAGACAGAAGCAGAACTACAAAGCAGGCTGGTTGGTTAATTCTCCAAACAATTATGTGAGGCAAGAATTAGAAGAATCTGGAACACAGAACCCTAAGAAATATTCAAAG TGGATACCAGAAGAAGACGGATCACCAAATAGAAAGAGTACACAAATTAAGATTGAAAATCCTAATCAGTTTGCACCACAGGGAGCTAACCCAAAGGAGTTCAAACTTAAACAGAAAGAG atcaGAAAAGATTATTATGAAGAAAGGATAAGTGCAGGACCTCAGTCTAAGATTTTAGAAGGCATTACTTGGGAGGAGGCGAAAAAATTACAG GCCGAAGGAAAGCTT GACGGAGATTTGAGTATGGTAGGGGATAATGTTATAGTATATGGTGCTGCATCTAAAGGCATCATCCAGAGAGACCAACAACACAATGTACAGGTGTATAAGACACAGTATGCTGCCAACCCCTTCGACAGTATCAATGAGGAGGAGATAGAAAAGTACAAGATAGAGGTGGAGAATAGAGGCAAAGGAGAACCAG CAGTAACAGAAGATTTGTCACCAGGACCTGATGGTAAATTGATATCTACCATGGAGCGTATGCACATCATACAACAACAACAAGTAGAACCAGAAACTAAACCAGAAGTAGAGAAACCAAAACAAGAAG TTATGTCTCGGAAAAAGAGACCTCAATCTAAAGAGACAAACATAgatgatatatttgatgataagTATAATG AATTAGTCAGTTCATCGAAGGAAACATTGATAGATGATGTGTATATAGAATCTCAAAAATACATAG AGAAGCCACCAGCAATTCGGAGGAGTTCTTCAAATAGAGACCCCCCACGTAGTCCTGCAT TAATACAAGAATTAAAAGAGAAGAGTTTTGAGAGATCCAAATCGGAACGATATGGGCGTG atcGTGTTCTAAATGGAGATGAGAAGCCATCTTCCCCAGCCAAGTCTGATACCCTCAAATCAACAGACAGTGCCAGTGGTGGTGATACTCTAGAAGACAGGAGTAGTAAAGAG ggaTCTCCAGTGAAAGAACTTCCATCCccatcaaaagacaaaaagaagaagaaaaagtttAGAATGCCATCATTctcaaaaaataagaaaaacaaggAGAGCAAAGAAAGCACATTATAA
- the LOC134715563 gene encoding alpha-adducin-like isoform X7, producing the protein MSAPQVNGPSSPSGKYIDNIDPDDPEYQRQMRRPADVKEDVKQMQDRSRVSLVLNSEAFRKELEEIINEQISEGNDPTNLIALQQITDLLNQNNKSSQQSGGFGRGLTSVIPIADIKGMETTKYTKQEKQLRCKVASLYRVVDLNGWSYGIYNHISARINQEHEHFLINPFGVLYSEVTASSLVKVDMQGETIDPGSTTLGINKAGFTLHSAIHQARPDIKCIIHLHTPEVVAVSTMKCGFLPLSQESLIVGDVSFHDYNGILVDQEERDALQRSLGPTNKVMFLRNHGVVTCGSTVEEAYHYAVNVMSACLTQTKAVPAGVDNLILVSEEIKKRTFQVGSQGGGGVDTGGRKWKTGELEFEAVMRQLDNVGYRTGYLYRLPQFKQEVRKEKNNSDVEIPPTCSSFTYIIDGDIEHSKYVSPLKLAKDRQKQNYKAGWLVNSPNNYVRQELEESGTQNPKKYSKWIPEEDGSPNRKSTQIKIENPNQFAPQGANPKEFKLKQKEIRKDYYEERISAGPQSKILEGITWEEAKKLQAEGKLDGDLSMVGDNVIVYGAASKGIIQRDQQHNVQVYKTQYAANPFDSINEEEIEKYKIEVENRGKGEPAVTEDLSPGPDGKLISTMERMHIIQQQQVEPETKPEVEKPKQEVPVETKRQSSNTSRSEETTIDDVFQSNYPPVSPTSPTENKELVSSSKETLIDDVYIESQKYIEKPPAIRRSSSNRDPPRSPALIQELKEKSFERSKSERYGRDRVLNGDEKPSSPAKSDTLKSTDSASGGDTLEDRSSKEGSPVKELPSPSKDKKKKKKFRMPSFSKNKKNKESKESTL; encoded by the exons ATGTCTGCCCCTCAGGTCAATGGGCCATCCAGCCCCTCTGGGAAGTATATAGACAATATAG ATCCTGATGACCCAGAATACCAGCGTCAGATGAGGAGACCAGCGGATGTCAAGGAGGATGTCAAACAAATGCAGGATAGGTCCAGAGTGTCGCTAGTCCTCAACAGCGAGGCTTTTCGTAAAGAGTTAGAGGAGATTATAAATGAACAGATTTCTGAAGGAAATGACCCCACCAACTTAATAGCACTACAGCAAATTACAGATCTACTCAACCAAAACAACAAATCAAGCCAGCAAAGTGGTGGTTTTGGAAGAGGAC TTACTTCTGTCATTCCAATCGCAGATATAAAGGGCAtggaaacaacaaaatatacaaaacaggAAAAACAATTACGGTGTAAAGTAGCTTCCTTGTACAGAGTTGTAGATCTGAATGGGTGGAGTTATGGAATTTATAATCACATAAGT GCAAGAATTAACCAAGAACATGAACACTTTTTAATTAATCCATTTGGAGTGTTGTATTCAGAAGTGACGGCATCATCATTAGTTAAAGTGGACATGCAGGGAGAAACAATAGATCCTGGATCAACAACATTAGGAATTAACAAAGCTGGTTTTACATTACACTCAGCCATTCATCAGGCTAGGCCGGACATTAAGTGCATTATTCATCTACATACACCTGAAGTTGTTGCA gTCTCCACAATGAAATGTGGTTTTCTTCCCTTGTCACAAGAATCCCTCATAGTAGGAGATGTTAGTTTTCATGATTATAATGGAATTCTAGTAGATCAAGAAGAACGGGATGCATTACAACGCAGTCTAGGACCAACTAATAAG GTTATGTTTTTAAGAAATCATGGTGTAGTAACGTGTGGTTCTACAGTAGAGGAAGCCTACCATTATGCAGTTAATGTCATGTCTGCTTGTCTGACACAG aCAAAGGCAGTCCCAGCTGGAGTGGATAACCTCATTTTAGTTagtgaagaaataaaaaagagaacGTTCCAGGTTGGAAGCCAAGGTGGTGGTGGTGTAGACACAGGAGGCAGGAAATGGAAGACAGGAGAACTAGAGTTTGAAGCTGTTATGAGACAATTAGATAATGTT GGCTATAGAACTGGCTATTTATACAGATTACCACAGTTTAAACAAGAAGTTAGGAAGGAGAAGAATAACAGTGATGTAGAAATACCCCCAACATGTAGCTCATTTACATACATCATTGATGGTGACATAGAACACTCAAAATATGT aTCACCTTTGAAATTAGCTAAAGACAGACAGAAGCAGAACTACAAAGCAGGCTGGTTGGTTAATTCTCCAAACAATTATGTGAGGCAAGAATTAGAAGAATCTGGAACACAGAACCCTAAGAAATATTCAAAG TGGATACCAGAAGAAGACGGATCACCAAATAGAAAGAGTACACAAATTAAGATTGAAAATCCTAATCAGTTTGCACCACAGGGAGCTAACCCAAAGGAGTTCAAACTTAAACAGAAAGAG atcaGAAAAGATTATTATGAAGAAAGGATAAGTGCAGGACCTCAGTCTAAGATTTTAGAAGGCATTACTTGGGAGGAGGCGAAAAAATTACAG GCCGAAGGAAAGCTT GACGGAGATTTGAGTATGGTAGGGGATAATGTTATAGTATATGGTGCTGCATCTAAAGGCATCATCCAGAGAGACCAACAACACAATGTACAGGTGTATAAGACACAGTATGCTGCCAACCCCTTCGACAGTATCAATGAGGAGGAGATAGAAAAGTACAAGATAGAGGTGGAGAATAGAGGCAAAGGAGAACCAG CAGTAACAGAAGATTTGTCACCAGGACCTGATGGTAAATTGATATCTACCATGGAGCGTATGCACATCATACAACAACAACAAGTAGAACCAGAAACTAAACCAGAAGTAGAGAAACCAAAACAAGAAG TTCCTGTAGAAACCAAACGTCAGTCATCTAACACCTCTCGTAGTGAAGAAACCACCATTGACGATGTGTTTCAATCTAACTACCCTCCTGTTTCACCTACGTCACCTACAGAAAACAAAG AATTAGTCAGTTCATCGAAGGAAACATTGATAGATGATGTGTATATAGAATCTCAAAAATACATAG AGAAGCCACCAGCAATTCGGAGGAGTTCTTCAAATAGAGACCCCCCACGTAGTCCTGCAT TAATACAAGAATTAAAAGAGAAGAGTTTTGAGAGATCCAAATCGGAACGATATGGGCGTG atcGTGTTCTAAATGGAGATGAGAAGCCATCTTCCCCAGCCAAGTCTGATACCCTCAAATCAACAGACAGTGCCAGTGGTGGTGATACTCTAGAAGACAGGAGTAGTAAAGAG ggaTCTCCAGTGAAAGAACTTCCATCCccatcaaaagacaaaaagaagaagaaaaagtttAGAATGCCATCATTctcaaaaaataagaaaaacaaggAGAGCAAAGAAAGCACATTATAA